A single genomic interval of Calypte anna isolate BGI_N300 chromosome 3, bCalAnn1_v1.p, whole genome shotgun sequence harbors:
- the EPRS1 gene encoding bifunctional glutamate/proline--tRNA ligase isoform X1 yields the protein MAALSLTVQAGNPPLGALLTVEHLKDDVKIAVDEGKETILRVSEHVSFTDVNSIARYMARAAGSSGLYGSNLLEHTEVDHWLEFSVTKLSTASHFVSAVKELNHCLSLRTYLVGNSLSLADLCVWAVLKDNNKWQEQLEQNKAPVHTKRWYGFLEVQPAFQSVGAKWASGAPKVKMATEKKADVGKFVELPGAEMGKVIVRFPPEASGYLHIGHAKAALLNQHYQVNFKGKLIMRFDDTNPEKEKEDFEKVILEDVAMLHIKPDQFTYTSDHFETIMKYAEKLIQEGKAYVDDTPAEQMKAEREQRIESKHRNNCINKNLQMWEEMKKGTEYGQTCCLRAKIDMSSNNGCMRDPTLYRCKNQPHPRTGNTYKVYPTYDFACPIVDSIEGVTHALRTTEYHDRDEQFYWIIEALGIRKPYIWEYSRLNLNNTVLSKRKLTWFVNEGLVDGWDDPRFPTVRGVLRRGMTVEGLKQFIAAQGSSRSVVNMEWDKIWSFNKKVIDPVAPRYTALLKDAVVPVNIPEAQEDRKEVAKHPKNADVGLKPVWYSSRVLIEGADAETLTEGEVVTFINWGNIIITKLNRNPSGKIVSIDAKLNLENKDFKKTTKITWLAETPRAPLVPTVCVNYEHLITKPVLGKDEDFKQYINRNSKQEELMLGDPCLKELKKGDIIQLQRRGFFICDEPYEPVSPYSCKDAPCILIYIPDGHTKEMPTSGSKEKTKAETAKKEASTAVKGKSAPPVDNSTPTCSGSEDHLVIYNRVSAQGDVVRDLKAKKAAKEDIDKAVKQLLALKAEYKEKTGQEYKPGNPPVSVTQQPSKLETSGTLDSKALYDKVAEQGEVVRKLKAEKAPKEEIGAAVEVLLSLKAEYKQQTGQDYKPGSPPVAFVSPQSSPVSTLPSSCSVDSRSLYNKVAEQGEVVRKLKSEKVSKEQIDEAVKILLNLKAEYKQKTGQEYKPGNPPSSSPCILSTTLPSSVCCSNLAPHSLVDGKVLYDNVAEQGEVVRRLKAEKASKDEIDEAVKLLLSLKADYKQKTGQDYKPGHPPVAQGALPQALTTVQSGPDTPEAKALFSKVALQGDEVRKLKAEKAEKEKIDAAVKELLQLKAQYKSVAGVDYKPVSASGTDDKDKKKKEKDNKSEKQSKQQKQNDGPKKEYVQGQSGNEFSSNGSGEGQGPKKQTRLGLEAKKEENLADWFSQVITKSEMIEYYDVSGCYILRPWAYAIWEAIKNFFDAEIKKLGVENCYFPMFVSQAALEKEKTHINDFAPEVAWVTRSGKTDLAEPIAVRPTSETVMYPTYAKWVQSHRDLPIKLNQWCNVVRWEFKHPQPFLRTREFLWQEGHTAFATYEEAAEEVLQILDLYARVYEDLLAIPVVKGRKTEKEKFAGGDYTTTVEAFISASGRAIQGATSHHLGQNFSKMFEIVFEDPKKPGEKQFAYQNSWGLTTRTIGVMTMIHGDNMGLVLPPRVACVQVVIIPCGITNTLSEEDKDALLKKCNEYHKRLLSVNIRVRADLRDNYSPGWKFNHWELKGVPVRVEVGPRDMKSQQFVAVRRDTGQKVTFSEHEAESRLKQILEEIQANLYSRASEDLKSHMVVANNMEDFQKELDSGKIVQIPFCGEIECEDWIKKTTARDQDLEPGAPSMGAKSLCIPFQPLRELQSGTRCVCGKNPAKFYTLFGRSY from the exons gCATGTTTCCTTTACCGATGTGAATTCAATAGCTCGTTATATGGCAAGAGCTGCTGGTTCTTCTGGGTTGTATGGTTCAAATCTGTTGGAACACACTGAG GTTGACCATTGGCTGGAGTTTAGTGTCACAAAGTTATCTACTGCCAGCCACTTTGTTTCAGCAGTCAAAGAGCTCAATCACTGTCTGTCTCTGAGAACCTACTTGGTTGGAAACTCTCTGAGCCTCGCAGACTTGTGCGTCTGGGCTGTGCTAAAAG ATAACAACAAATGGCAAGAGCAATTAGAGCAAAACAAAGCTCCTGTCCATACAAAGAGGTGGTATGGCTTTCTTGAAGTACAGCCAGCTTTTCAGTCTGTAGGTGCCAAGTGGGCTTCTGGTGCACCAAAGGTTAAAATG gcaacagaaaagaaagcgGATGTTGGGAAGTTTGTTGAACTTCCTGGTGCAGAGATGGGAAAGGTCATTGTGAGGTTTCCTCCTGAAGCAAGTGG ataTCTGCATATTGGTCATGCCAAAGCTGCCCTGCTAAATCAGCACTACCAAGTAAACTTTAAAGGAAAACTTATTATGAGATTTGATGACACAAatcctgaaaaagagaaagaagactTTGAAAAG GTTATTCTTGAAGATGTTGCAATGCTGCATATCAAACCAGATCAATTTACATATACCTCAGATCACTTTGAAACAATAATGAAATATGCTGAGAAGCTTATTCAAGAAGGGAAGGCGTATGTGGATGACACACCTGCAGaacaaatgaaagcagagcGTGAGCAAAGAATAGAATCtaaacacagaaataact GTATTAATAAGAATTTACAAATGtgggaagaaatgaaaaagggaaCAGAATATGGACAAACTTGTTGTCTACGAGCAAAAATAGATATGAGCAGTAACAATGGATGTATGAGGGATCCAACTCTTTATCGATGTAAAAACCAGCCTCACCCACGTACTGGAAATACCTACAA AGTTTATCCCACATACGACTTTGCCTGCCCCATTGTTGACAGTATTGAAGGTGTCACCCATGCACTGAGAACAACTGAATACCATGACAGAGATGAACAGTTCTACTGGATCATTGAGGCTCTGGGCATAAGGAAACCATACATATGGGAGTACAGCAGGCTAAACCTCAACAACACTGTGCTCTCTAAGAGAAAGCTTACGTGGTTTGTCAACGAAGGGCTTGTGGATGGATG GGATGACCCAAGATTTCCCACTGTACGTGGTGTCTTAAGAAGAGGCATGACAGTTGAAGGGCTTAAACAGTTCATTGCTGCTCAG ggCTCCTCTCGATCTGTTGTAAATATGGAGTGGGATAAAATTTGGTCCTTTAACAAAAAG gtTATAGATCCAGTAGCACCTCGGTACACTGCTTTACTGAAAGATGCAGTGGTCCCAGTAAATATTCCAGAAGCTCAAGAGGACAGGAAAGAAGTTGCTAAACATCCAAAG AATGCTGATGTTGGGCTCAAACCTGTGTGGTATAGCTCCAGAGTCCTGATCGAGGGTGCAGATGCAGAGACCCTGACAGAGGGAGAAGTGGTTACATTCATAAATTGGGGAAATATTATCATCACCAAATTAAACAG aaaCCCAAGTGGAAAAATTGTGTCCATTGATGCCAAGTTGAATTTAGAGAATAAGGACttcaaaaaaacaactaaaatcACTTGGTTAGCAGAAACTCCACGTGCACCCCTCGTCCCAACTGTTTGTGTTAATTATGAGCATCTGATCACTAAGCCTGTTCTAGGTAAAGATGAAGATTTCAAGCAATACATCAACCGAAATAGCAAG CAAGAAGAACTGATGTTAGGTGATCCTTGCCTTAAGGAGTTAAAAAAAGGGGACATCATACAACTTCAGAGGAGAGGATTCTTTATTTGTGATGAACCCTATGAGCCAGTGAG TCCTTACAGCTGTAAAGATGCCCCGTGCATTTTGATTTACATCCCTGATGGACACACTAAAGAAATGCCAACATCTGGGtcaaaagagaagacaaaagctGAAACTGCAAAGAAAGAG gCTAGTACAGCTGTAAAAGGAAAATCCGCTCCACCTGTTGATAACTCCACTCCAACCTGTTCTGGATCTGAAGATCACCTGGTCATTTACAACAGAGTCTCTGCACAGGGTGATGTAGTTCGTGACTTGAAAGCTAAGAAGGCAGCAAAGGAAGATATTGATAAAGCTGTGAAACAGTTGCTGGCCTTGAAAGCAGAATACAAAGAGAAGACAGGCCAGGAGTATAAGCCTGGAAATCCACCAGTATCTGTGACTCAGCAACCTTCAAAGCTTGAGACCTCTGGCACCTTGGACAGTAAAGCTCTGTATGATAAAGtagcagagcaaggagaagTGGTCCGAAAACTGAAAGCTGAGAAAGCACCCAAG gagGAGATAGGTGCTGCAGTGGAAGTCCTTTTATCCCTAAAGGCAGAATATAAACAACAGACAGGCCAAGACTACAAACCAGGGAGCCCACCTGTGGCCTTTGTCTCTCCTCAGTCATCTCCTGTTTCTACTCTTCCATCCTCATGTTCAGTAGACAGCAGATCTCTGTACAACAAAGTAGCTGAACAGGGCGAAGTGGTCCGCAAACTTAAATCGGAGAAAGTTTCAAAG GAACAAATAGATGAGGCTgtgaaaattcttttaaatctCAAAGCTGAATATAAACAAAAGACAGGTCAAGAGTACAAGCCTGGAAATCCACCTTCATCTTCTCCTTGTATACTTTCTACAACACTTCCATCTTCTGTATGCTGCAGTAACTTGGCACCCCATAGCTTAGTGGATGGCAAAGTACTTTATGATAATGTAGCTGAACAAGGGGAAGTGGTACGCAGActcaaagcagagaaagcttCCAAG GATGAAATAGATGAAGCAGTAAAACTCCTCCTTTCTCTGAAAGCTGACTACAAGCAAAAGACTGGGCAGGACTACAAGCCTGGACATCCACCAGTAGCTCAAGGTGCTTTGCCTCAGGCATTGACCACAGTACAAAGTGGTCCAGACACGCCCGAAGCTAAAGCCCTGTTTAGCAAAGTGGCTCTTCAAGGAGATGAAGTTAGGAaattgaaagcagaaaaagcagaaaag gaaaagataGATGCAGCTGTTAAGGAGCTTCTTCAGTTGAAGGCCCAGTATAAGTCTGTTGCAGGAGTTGACTATAAACCAGTTTCTGCTAGTGGCACTGATGACAAAgacaagaagaagaaagagaaagataacAAGTCTGAAAAACAGAGTAAGCAACAGAAGCAAAACGATGGCCCCAAAAAAGAATATGTGCAAGGACAGAGTGGTAATGAGTTCTCCTCGAACGGATCAGGAGAGGGTCAAGGCCCTAAGAAACAAACCAG GCTGGGTCTGGAAgctaaaaaagaagaaaatcttgcaGATTGGTTCTCTCAG gTGATCACAAAATCAGAGATGATTGAATACTATGATGTGAGTGGCTGTTACATTCTTCGTCCTTGGGCTTATGCTATTTGGGAAGCTATCAAGAACTTCTTTGATGCAGAGATCAAGAAACTTGGAGTGGAAAATTGTTACTTCCCCATGTTTGTGTCCCAAGCTGCCCTAGAGAAAGAGAAGACTCATATTAATGACTTTGCACCTGAG gTTGCTTGGGTCACAAGGTCTGGGAAAACGGACCTGGCTGAACCAATTGCTGTTCGTCCCACCAGTGAAACAG tTATGTATCCTACCTATGCGAAGTGGGTGCAGTCACACAGAGATCTTCCTATCAAGCTTAATCAGTGGTGCAATGTTGTG CGCTGGGAGTTCAAGCATCCCCAGCCTTTCCTCCGCACTCGTGAGTTCCTCTGGCAAGAGGGTCACACAGCATTTGCAACGtatgaagaagcagcagaggag GTGCTTCAGATACTTGATCTGTATGCACGAGTGTACGAAGATCTCCTAGCAATACCTGTTgtgaaaggaaggaagacagagaaGGAGAAATTTGCTGGAGGTGATTATACAACCACTGTAGAGGCATTTATATCTGCCAGTGGAAGAGCTATCCAG GGAGCAACGTCACATCATCTAGGGCAGAATTTCTCAAAGATGTTTGAAATTGTATTTGAAGATCCAAAGAAACCAGGAGAAAAACAGTTTGCTTATCAGAATTCCTGGGGCCTTACAACTCGAACTATTGGTGTAATGACAATGATTCATGGAGATAACATGGGACTGGTGCTCCCACCTCGAGTAGCCTGTGTTCAG GTTGTAATTATTCCCTGTGGTATCACAAATACGCTTTCTGAAGAGGACAAAGATGCTTTGTTGAAGAAATGTAATGAATATCATAAAAGGCTACTTAGTGTTAATATCCGTGTACGGGCTGATTTAAGAGACAACTATTCACCTGGTTGGAAGTTCAACCACTGGGAACTTAAG ggTGTTCCAGTCAGGGTAGAAGTGGGACCACGAGACATGAAGAGCCAACAGTTTGTAGCTGTTAGAAGAGACACAGGACAGAAGGTGACCTTTTCTGAACATGAAGCAGAAAGTAGACTCAAGCAGATTTTGGAGGAGATCCAGGCTAACCTTTACAGCAG aGCTTCTGAGGACCTAAAAAGTCATATGGTGGTGGCTAATAATATGGAGGACTTTCAAAAAGAGCTTGATTCAGGAAAG ATTGTACAAATTCCTTTTTGTGGGGAAATTGAGTGTGAGGATTGGATCAAGAAGACCACTGCCAG GGATCAAGATCTGGAGCCTGGTGCCCCTTCCATGGGAGCAAAAAGTCTCTGCATACCTTTCCAGCCTCTGCGTGAACTACAGAGTGGGACAAGATGTGTCTGTGGCAAAAATCCTGCCAAGTTTTACACCCTATTTGGTCGTAGTTACTAA
- the EPRS1 gene encoding bifunctional glutamate/proline--tRNA ligase isoform X2, whose amino-acid sequence MAALSLTVQAGNPPLGALLTVEHLKDDVKIAVDEGKETILRVSEHVSFTDVNSIARYMARAAGSSGLYGSNLLEHTEVDHWLEFSVTKLSTASHFVSAVKELNHCLSLRTYLVGNSLSLADLCVWAVLKDNNKWQEQLEQNKAPVHTKRWYGFLEVQPAFQSVGAKWASGAPKVKMATEKKADVGKFVELPGAEMGKVIVRFPPEASGYLHIGHAKAALLNQHYQVNFKGKLIMRFDDTNPEKEKEDFEKVILEDVAMLHIKPDQFTYTSDHFETIMKYAEKLIQEGKAYVDDTPAEQMKAEREQRIESKHRNNCINKNLQMWEEMKKGTEYGQTCCLRAKIDMSSNNGCMRDPTLYRCKNQPHPRTGNTYKVYPTYDFACPIVDSIEGVTHALRTTEYHDRDEQFYWIIEALGIRKPYIWEYSRLNLNNTVLSKRKLTWFVNEGLVDGWDDPRFPTVRGVLRRGMTVEGLKQFIAAQGSSRSVVNMEWDKIWSFNKKVIDPVAPRYTALLKDAVVPVNIPEAQEDRKEVAKHPKNADVGLKPVWYSSRVLIEGADAETLTEGEVVTFINWGNIIITKLNRNPSGKIVSIDAKLNLENKDFKKTTKITWLAETPRAPLVPTVCVNYEHLITKPVLGKDEDFKQYINRNSKQEELMLGDPCLKELKKGDIIQLQRRGFFICDEPYEPVSPYSCKDAPCILIYIPDGHTKEMPTSGSKEKTKAETAKKEASTAVKGKSAPPVDNSTPTCSGSEDHLVIYNRVSAQGDVVRDLKAKKAAKEDIDKAVKQLLALKAEYKEKTGQEYKPGNPPVSVTQQPSKLETSGTLDSKALYDKVAEQGEVVRKLKAEKAPKEEIGAAVEVLLSLKAEYKQQTGQDYKPGSPPVAFVSPQSSPVSTLPSSCSVDSRSLYNKVAEQGEVVRKLKSEKVSKDEIDEAVKLLLSLKADYKQKTGQDYKPGHPPVAQGALPQALTTVQSGPDTPEAKALFSKVALQGDEVRKLKAEKAEKEKIDAAVKELLQLKAQYKSVAGVDYKPVSASGTDDKDKKKKEKDNKSEKQSKQQKQNDGPKKEYVQGQSGNEFSSNGSGEGQGPKKQTRLGLEAKKEENLADWFSQVITKSEMIEYYDVSGCYILRPWAYAIWEAIKNFFDAEIKKLGVENCYFPMFVSQAALEKEKTHINDFAPEVAWVTRSGKTDLAEPIAVRPTSETVMYPTYAKWVQSHRDLPIKLNQWCNVVRWEFKHPQPFLRTREFLWQEGHTAFATYEEAAEEVLQILDLYARVYEDLLAIPVVKGRKTEKEKFAGGDYTTTVEAFISASGRAIQGATSHHLGQNFSKMFEIVFEDPKKPGEKQFAYQNSWGLTTRTIGVMTMIHGDNMGLVLPPRVACVQVVIIPCGITNTLSEEDKDALLKKCNEYHKRLLSVNIRVRADLRDNYSPGWKFNHWELKGVPVRVEVGPRDMKSQQFVAVRRDTGQKVTFSEHEAESRLKQILEEIQANLYSRASEDLKSHMVVANNMEDFQKELDSGKIVQIPFCGEIECEDWIKKTTARDQDLEPGAPSMGAKSLCIPFQPLRELQSGTRCVCGKNPAKFYTLFGRSY is encoded by the exons gCATGTTTCCTTTACCGATGTGAATTCAATAGCTCGTTATATGGCAAGAGCTGCTGGTTCTTCTGGGTTGTATGGTTCAAATCTGTTGGAACACACTGAG GTTGACCATTGGCTGGAGTTTAGTGTCACAAAGTTATCTACTGCCAGCCACTTTGTTTCAGCAGTCAAAGAGCTCAATCACTGTCTGTCTCTGAGAACCTACTTGGTTGGAAACTCTCTGAGCCTCGCAGACTTGTGCGTCTGGGCTGTGCTAAAAG ATAACAACAAATGGCAAGAGCAATTAGAGCAAAACAAAGCTCCTGTCCATACAAAGAGGTGGTATGGCTTTCTTGAAGTACAGCCAGCTTTTCAGTCTGTAGGTGCCAAGTGGGCTTCTGGTGCACCAAAGGTTAAAATG gcaacagaaaagaaagcgGATGTTGGGAAGTTTGTTGAACTTCCTGGTGCAGAGATGGGAAAGGTCATTGTGAGGTTTCCTCCTGAAGCAAGTGG ataTCTGCATATTGGTCATGCCAAAGCTGCCCTGCTAAATCAGCACTACCAAGTAAACTTTAAAGGAAAACTTATTATGAGATTTGATGACACAAatcctgaaaaagagaaagaagactTTGAAAAG GTTATTCTTGAAGATGTTGCAATGCTGCATATCAAACCAGATCAATTTACATATACCTCAGATCACTTTGAAACAATAATGAAATATGCTGAGAAGCTTATTCAAGAAGGGAAGGCGTATGTGGATGACACACCTGCAGaacaaatgaaagcagagcGTGAGCAAAGAATAGAATCtaaacacagaaataact GTATTAATAAGAATTTACAAATGtgggaagaaatgaaaaagggaaCAGAATATGGACAAACTTGTTGTCTACGAGCAAAAATAGATATGAGCAGTAACAATGGATGTATGAGGGATCCAACTCTTTATCGATGTAAAAACCAGCCTCACCCACGTACTGGAAATACCTACAA AGTTTATCCCACATACGACTTTGCCTGCCCCATTGTTGACAGTATTGAAGGTGTCACCCATGCACTGAGAACAACTGAATACCATGACAGAGATGAACAGTTCTACTGGATCATTGAGGCTCTGGGCATAAGGAAACCATACATATGGGAGTACAGCAGGCTAAACCTCAACAACACTGTGCTCTCTAAGAGAAAGCTTACGTGGTTTGTCAACGAAGGGCTTGTGGATGGATG GGATGACCCAAGATTTCCCACTGTACGTGGTGTCTTAAGAAGAGGCATGACAGTTGAAGGGCTTAAACAGTTCATTGCTGCTCAG ggCTCCTCTCGATCTGTTGTAAATATGGAGTGGGATAAAATTTGGTCCTTTAACAAAAAG gtTATAGATCCAGTAGCACCTCGGTACACTGCTTTACTGAAAGATGCAGTGGTCCCAGTAAATATTCCAGAAGCTCAAGAGGACAGGAAAGAAGTTGCTAAACATCCAAAG AATGCTGATGTTGGGCTCAAACCTGTGTGGTATAGCTCCAGAGTCCTGATCGAGGGTGCAGATGCAGAGACCCTGACAGAGGGAGAAGTGGTTACATTCATAAATTGGGGAAATATTATCATCACCAAATTAAACAG aaaCCCAAGTGGAAAAATTGTGTCCATTGATGCCAAGTTGAATTTAGAGAATAAGGACttcaaaaaaacaactaaaatcACTTGGTTAGCAGAAACTCCACGTGCACCCCTCGTCCCAACTGTTTGTGTTAATTATGAGCATCTGATCACTAAGCCTGTTCTAGGTAAAGATGAAGATTTCAAGCAATACATCAACCGAAATAGCAAG CAAGAAGAACTGATGTTAGGTGATCCTTGCCTTAAGGAGTTAAAAAAAGGGGACATCATACAACTTCAGAGGAGAGGATTCTTTATTTGTGATGAACCCTATGAGCCAGTGAG TCCTTACAGCTGTAAAGATGCCCCGTGCATTTTGATTTACATCCCTGATGGACACACTAAAGAAATGCCAACATCTGGGtcaaaagagaagacaaaagctGAAACTGCAAAGAAAGAG gCTAGTACAGCTGTAAAAGGAAAATCCGCTCCACCTGTTGATAACTCCACTCCAACCTGTTCTGGATCTGAAGATCACCTGGTCATTTACAACAGAGTCTCTGCACAGGGTGATGTAGTTCGTGACTTGAAAGCTAAGAAGGCAGCAAAGGAAGATATTGATAAAGCTGTGAAACAGTTGCTGGCCTTGAAAGCAGAATACAAAGAGAAGACAGGCCAGGAGTATAAGCCTGGAAATCCACCAGTATCTGTGACTCAGCAACCTTCAAAGCTTGAGACCTCTGGCACCTTGGACAGTAAAGCTCTGTATGATAAAGtagcagagcaaggagaagTGGTCCGAAAACTGAAAGCTGAGAAAGCACCCAAG gagGAGATAGGTGCTGCAGTGGAAGTCCTTTTATCCCTAAAGGCAGAATATAAACAACAGACAGGCCAAGACTACAAACCAGGGAGCCCACCTGTGGCCTTTGTCTCTCCTCAGTCATCTCCTGTTTCTACTCTTCCATCCTCATGTTCAGTAGACAGCAGATCTCTGTACAACAAAGTAGCTGAACAGGGCGAAGTGGTCCGCAAACTTAAATCGGAGAAAGTTTCAAAG GATGAAATAGATGAAGCAGTAAAACTCCTCCTTTCTCTGAAAGCTGACTACAAGCAAAAGACTGGGCAGGACTACAAGCCTGGACATCCACCAGTAGCTCAAGGTGCTTTGCCTCAGGCATTGACCACAGTACAAAGTGGTCCAGACACGCCCGAAGCTAAAGCCCTGTTTAGCAAAGTGGCTCTTCAAGGAGATGAAGTTAGGAaattgaaagcagaaaaagcagaaaag gaaaagataGATGCAGCTGTTAAGGAGCTTCTTCAGTTGAAGGCCCAGTATAAGTCTGTTGCAGGAGTTGACTATAAACCAGTTTCTGCTAGTGGCACTGATGACAAAgacaagaagaagaaagagaaagataacAAGTCTGAAAAACAGAGTAAGCAACAGAAGCAAAACGATGGCCCCAAAAAAGAATATGTGCAAGGACAGAGTGGTAATGAGTTCTCCTCGAACGGATCAGGAGAGGGTCAAGGCCCTAAGAAACAAACCAG GCTGGGTCTGGAAgctaaaaaagaagaaaatcttgcaGATTGGTTCTCTCAG gTGATCACAAAATCAGAGATGATTGAATACTATGATGTGAGTGGCTGTTACATTCTTCGTCCTTGGGCTTATGCTATTTGGGAAGCTATCAAGAACTTCTTTGATGCAGAGATCAAGAAACTTGGAGTGGAAAATTGTTACTTCCCCATGTTTGTGTCCCAAGCTGCCCTAGAGAAAGAGAAGACTCATATTAATGACTTTGCACCTGAG gTTGCTTGGGTCACAAGGTCTGGGAAAACGGACCTGGCTGAACCAATTGCTGTTCGTCCCACCAGTGAAACAG tTATGTATCCTACCTATGCGAAGTGGGTGCAGTCACACAGAGATCTTCCTATCAAGCTTAATCAGTGGTGCAATGTTGTG CGCTGGGAGTTCAAGCATCCCCAGCCTTTCCTCCGCACTCGTGAGTTCCTCTGGCAAGAGGGTCACACAGCATTTGCAACGtatgaagaagcagcagaggag GTGCTTCAGATACTTGATCTGTATGCACGAGTGTACGAAGATCTCCTAGCAATACCTGTTgtgaaaggaaggaagacagagaaGGAGAAATTTGCTGGAGGTGATTATACAACCACTGTAGAGGCATTTATATCTGCCAGTGGAAGAGCTATCCAG GGAGCAACGTCACATCATCTAGGGCAGAATTTCTCAAAGATGTTTGAAATTGTATTTGAAGATCCAAAGAAACCAGGAGAAAAACAGTTTGCTTATCAGAATTCCTGGGGCCTTACAACTCGAACTATTGGTGTAATGACAATGATTCATGGAGATAACATGGGACTGGTGCTCCCACCTCGAGTAGCCTGTGTTCAG GTTGTAATTATTCCCTGTGGTATCACAAATACGCTTTCTGAAGAGGACAAAGATGCTTTGTTGAAGAAATGTAATGAATATCATAAAAGGCTACTTAGTGTTAATATCCGTGTACGGGCTGATTTAAGAGACAACTATTCACCTGGTTGGAAGTTCAACCACTGGGAACTTAAG ggTGTTCCAGTCAGGGTAGAAGTGGGACCACGAGACATGAAGAGCCAACAGTTTGTAGCTGTTAGAAGAGACACAGGACAGAAGGTGACCTTTTCTGAACATGAAGCAGAAAGTAGACTCAAGCAGATTTTGGAGGAGATCCAGGCTAACCTTTACAGCAG aGCTTCTGAGGACCTAAAAAGTCATATGGTGGTGGCTAATAATATGGAGGACTTTCAAAAAGAGCTTGATTCAGGAAAG ATTGTACAAATTCCTTTTTGTGGGGAAATTGAGTGTGAGGATTGGATCAAGAAGACCACTGCCAG GGATCAAGATCTGGAGCCTGGTGCCCCTTCCATGGGAGCAAAAAGTCTCTGCATACCTTTCCAGCCTCTGCGTGAACTACAGAGTGGGACAAGATGTGTCTGTGGCAAAAATCCTGCCAAGTTTTACACCCTATTTGGTCGTAGTTACTAA